The following proteins are encoded in a genomic region of Catellatospora sp. TT07R-123:
- a CDS encoding SCO2524 family protein: MKIAPRQEILSIWRSVVQASWEGGEWRWGDPEGRNSILDAEQLLCIMLPATEVPRFRLDVPDETEDDVADALKRLGSKVQIPQVLVRVLTEYHKRYSRDGTPIFTAGSYLSPLPSTGALNETEQSYDIVESFALSVTLTLATLGFCQVYRASVQSDRQHRQIDELITLANDRLTAAMIGLLRSFTVLVYHVDSDEGRILTRTVNQSAEDRDVVVRKLRDKLRPTIAGLRDLTVGISSVSGIGEAKNLLECGWSWGIIDESSKIDFVSPRYRQEPGYAVDEPYLYFTVQALDGIADLFSSRTVLLGLLDEDQLRLRSALQLRFELTQNYWWTVAGFGSERWPLEDLPWRTTDNIESDYFSLLVTSIATRGLLGQRSNDADLGRLGQVLTELANRARITRRPSENDGAVALHQPGVGIGLSGSEKRAVVQWVAADFAPLLLKRSIRIARHLQDPRLRARQQSTADQVWEHLVERRIVKGEGAGLWDQPSLVFPELTDDGRLSWHHTVRVVESLVFAADLAVTQPLPSSDLEAYAHDLLYEAEHLLDRERLINSTMPGTKLADALERLKILLQRARLVVEARPGTSVALVSEVLRELDKLAAARGDETGGR; this comes from the coding sequence ATGAAGATCGCGCCTAGACAGGAAATCCTCAGCATCTGGCGATCGGTTGTCCAGGCATCGTGGGAGGGCGGCGAATGGAGGTGGGGCGATCCTGAGGGCAGGAACTCCATTCTCGACGCCGAGCAGTTGCTGTGCATCATGCTGCCCGCCACGGAGGTGCCGCGCTTCCGGCTCGACGTCCCGGACGAGACCGAGGACGACGTGGCCGACGCGCTCAAGCGGCTCGGCTCGAAGGTGCAGATTCCCCAGGTGCTGGTGCGGGTGCTCACCGAATACCACAAGCGGTATTCGCGGGACGGCACGCCGATCTTCACCGCCGGCTCATACCTCTCCCCGCTGCCGAGCACCGGGGCGCTGAACGAGACGGAGCAGAGCTACGACATCGTCGAGAGCTTCGCCCTCTCTGTCACGCTGACCCTGGCCACGCTCGGCTTCTGCCAGGTCTACCGCGCCTCCGTGCAGTCCGACCGGCAGCACCGCCAGATCGACGAACTGATCACCCTGGCCAACGACCGGCTGACCGCGGCCATGATCGGCCTGCTGCGCAGCTTCACCGTGCTGGTGTACCACGTCGACTCCGACGAGGGACGGATCCTCACCCGGACGGTGAACCAGTCGGCCGAGGACCGGGACGTGGTGGTGCGCAAGCTGCGCGACAAGCTGCGGCCCACCATCGCCGGCCTGCGCGACCTCACCGTCGGCATCTCCAGCGTCAGCGGCATCGGCGAGGCCAAGAACCTGCTGGAGTGCGGCTGGTCCTGGGGGATCATCGACGAGTCCTCGAAGATCGATTTCGTCTCCCCGCGCTACCGCCAGGAACCCGGCTACGCCGTCGACGAGCCGTATCTCTACTTCACCGTGCAGGCCCTCGACGGCATCGCCGACCTGTTCTCCAGCCGCACCGTGCTGCTGGGCCTGCTCGACGAGGACCAGCTGCGCCTGCGCTCGGCGCTGCAACTGCGGTTCGAGCTGACGCAGAACTACTGGTGGACGGTGGCCGGTTTCGGCAGCGAGCGCTGGCCGCTGGAGGACCTGCCCTGGCGCACCACCGACAACATCGAATCCGACTACTTCAGTCTCCTGGTGACGTCGATCGCCACCCGCGGCCTGCTCGGTCAGCGCAGCAACGACGCGGATCTCGGCCGCCTGGGTCAGGTGCTCACCGAGCTCGCGAACCGGGCCCGGATCACCCGCCGGCCGTCGGAGAACGACGGCGCGGTGGCGCTGCACCAGCCCGGCGTCGGCATCGGCCTGAGCGGTTCCGAGAAGCGCGCGGTGGTGCAGTGGGTGGCTGCCGACTTCGCGCCGCTGCTGCTCAAACGGTCCATCCGCATCGCGCGCCACCTGCAGGACCCCCGTCTGCGAGCCCGGCAGCAGTCCACCGCCGACCAGGTGTGGGAGCACCTGGTGGAGCGGCGCATCGTCAAGGGCGAGGGGGCCGGGCTCTGGGACCAGCCGTCGCTGGTGTTCCCGGAGCTCACCGACGACGGCCGGCTCAGCTGGCACCACACCGTACGGGTGGTGGAGAGCCTGGTGTTCGCCGCCGACCTGGCCGTCACCCAGCCGCTCCCCAGCAGCGACCTGGAGGCGTACGCCCACGACCTGCTCTACGAGGCTGAGCATCTGCTCGACCGCGAGCGCCTGATCAACTCCACCATGCCGGGCACGAAGCTGGCGGACGCGCTCGAACGGCTCAAGATCCTGCTTCAGCGGGCGCGGCTGGTCGTCGAGGCCCGGCCCGGCACCAGCGTGGCGCTGGTCTCCGAGGTGCTGCGCGAGCTGGACAAGCTCGCGGCGGCGCGGGGCGACGAGACGGGAGGTCGATGA
- a CDS encoding SCO2525 family SAM-dependent methyltransferase — protein sequence MTEALPMPAWAGPALRRIYAERAYSERYRNADFDWDLFNPEWYCAHNYLKLRDDDTAIMRKVGEFFSGALAQSAPRPRGLDVGSGPNLYPAMAMLPFCESVDLREYSRSNVRWLSRQARYYDRHWDQFWKVYQDFSGYDKIGNPRQALAKRARIERASIFHLPEREWDLGTMFFVAESLTRDPMEFWAAAHAFIRALRPGAPFAAAFMADSEGYTVDDRFFPAVAVGPSDVEDCLSVVADRVVIQMVETKSPLRRGYGGMILAMGVAR from the coding sequence ATGACGGAGGCGCTGCCGATGCCGGCGTGGGCGGGGCCCGCGCTGCGCCGCATCTACGCCGAACGGGCCTACTCCGAGCGCTATCGCAACGCCGACTTCGACTGGGACCTCTTCAACCCCGAGTGGTACTGCGCGCACAACTACCTGAAGCTTCGCGACGACGACACCGCCATCATGCGCAAGGTGGGCGAGTTCTTCAGCGGGGCATTGGCGCAATCGGCGCCGCGGCCGCGCGGGCTCGATGTGGGCAGCGGCCCGAACCTCTATCCGGCGATGGCGATGCTGCCGTTCTGCGAGTCGGTGGACCTGCGCGAGTATTCGCGTTCGAATGTGCGCTGGCTGTCCCGGCAGGCCCGTTACTACGACCGGCACTGGGATCAGTTCTGGAAGGTCTACCAGGACTTCTCCGGGTACGACAAGATCGGTAACCCGCGCCAGGCGCTCGCCAAGCGGGCGAGGATCGAGCGGGCGAGCATCTTTCACCTGCCCGAGCGGGAGTGGGATCTCGGCACCATGTTCTTCGTCGCCGAATCGCTCACTCGCGACCCGATGGAATTCTGGGCGGCGGCGCACGCCTTCATCCGCGCCCTGCGTCCCGGCGCCCCGTTCGCGGCCGCATTCATGGCCGACTCCGAGGGCTACACGGTGGACGACCGCTTCTTTCCGGCCGTTGCCGTCGGTCCGTCAGACGTGGAAGACTGTCTCTCCGTAGTGGCCGACAGAGTCGTGATCCAGATGGTGGAAACCAAGAGCCCCTTGCGTCGCGGATACGGCGGCATGATTCTCGCGATGGGAGTGGCGCGCTGA
- a CDS encoding glycoside hydrolase family 18 protein has translation MFRTLHRPGLVGALALALGAGLVAAVPAQAAGNAAADQAPKKVISAYFADWDVYGRGYFVKDIPADKLNVIQYAFGVPTFDSATGAVGCGVLDPWADFQQVYWGPENTVDGVADNFPDQRLYGNFNQLRKLKAANPHLKIEISLGGWTKSTWFSSVAATTERRQAFVAACIDSFIKGNLPTGGWPENAGGIGAAAGIFDGIDLDWEYPTQKADSNVDYGPADRHNATLLAKEFRRQLDAQGAADGKHYLLTAALPAAKSSTKYYELRDFAKSMDWVNIMTYDFNVPGGSVAGPSTLFGRDPRDPQADDLTWNTAGTVAYYLLNGVPANKIVVGVPFYGVQYVRNPGGLYGPFDNTGLDPEAANWDAKPQPSYHDLVDVAGVVTAGGVGQGGYTRKWNPFAGEPYLVNPAAVHTLGGEPVTAPTTIVYSDPKSIAERTVMIKVLGLRGAMAWELSQDSNDHALIGALGPVLN, from the coding sequence ATGTTCCGTACTCTGCACCGTCCAGGGCTCGTCGGGGCGTTGGCCCTGGCCCTGGGGGCTGGCCTGGTGGCGGCCGTGCCCGCGCAGGCGGCCGGCAACGCCGCGGCCGACCAGGCGCCGAAGAAGGTCATCTCCGCGTACTTCGCCGACTGGGACGTCTACGGCCGGGGCTACTTCGTCAAGGACATCCCCGCCGACAAGCTCAACGTCATCCAGTACGCGTTCGGCGTGCCGACGTTCGACTCCGCCACCGGCGCGGTCGGCTGCGGCGTGCTCGACCCGTGGGCCGACTTCCAGCAGGTCTACTGGGGTCCGGAGAACACCGTGGACGGGGTTGCCGACAACTTCCCCGACCAGCGGCTCTACGGCAACTTCAACCAGCTGCGCAAGCTGAAGGCGGCCAACCCGCACCTGAAGATCGAGATCTCGCTGGGCGGCTGGACCAAGTCGACCTGGTTCTCCTCGGTCGCGGCCACCACCGAGCGCCGCCAGGCGTTCGTCGCGGCGTGCATCGACAGCTTCATCAAGGGGAACCTGCCGACCGGCGGCTGGCCGGAGAACGCCGGCGGTATCGGCGCCGCGGCGGGCATCTTCGACGGCATCGACCTGGACTGGGAGTACCCGACCCAGAAGGCCGACAGCAACGTGGACTACGGCCCGGCCGACCGCCACAACGCGACGTTGCTGGCCAAGGAGTTCCGCCGCCAGCTCGACGCGCAGGGCGCCGCCGACGGCAAGCACTACCTGCTCACCGCCGCCCTCCCGGCGGCCAAGAGCTCCACGAAGTACTACGAGCTGCGTGATTTCGCCAAGTCGATGGACTGGGTGAACATCATGACGTACGACTTCAACGTGCCCGGTGGGTCCGTGGCCGGCCCGAGCACGCTGTTCGGCCGTGACCCGCGCGACCCGCAGGCCGACGACCTGACCTGGAACACCGCCGGCACGGTGGCGTACTACCTGCTCAACGGCGTTCCGGCCAACAAGATCGTGGTCGGCGTGCCGTTCTACGGCGTGCAGTACGTCCGCAACCCCGGCGGCCTGTACGGCCCGTTCGACAACACCGGGCTCGACCCGGAGGCGGCGAACTGGGACGCCAAGCCGCAGCCGTCGTACCACGACCTCGTCGACGTGGCGGGTGTCGTCACCGCCGGCGGAGTCGGTCAGGGCGGGTACACCCGCAAGTGGAACCCGTTCGCGGGCGAGCCGTACCTGGTGAATCCCGCCGCGGTGCACACCCTGGGCGGCGAGCCGGTCACCGCGCCGACCACGATCGTCTACTCGGACCCGAAGTCGATCGCGGAGCGCACGGTCATGATCAAGGTGCTGGGCCTGCGCGGCGCCATGGCGTGGGAGCTCAGCCAGGACTCGAACGACCACGCGCTGATCGGCGCGCTGGGCCCGGTCCTGAACTGA
- a CDS encoding NAD(P)-dependent oxidoreductase — translation MTLVAVTGGSGKLGRAVVRELLDHGYDVVNLDLAAPREQLCPYTRIDFTDYGQAVEAFTAIDSRYRGVDAVVHLAAIPGPGVTGNAATFANNVTVSYNVFAAARAAGIRNVVWASSETLLGLPFDTPPPYLPVDEEYETRPETAYALAKRLDEEMAAQFCRWEPDLKMIGLRFSNVMEPGDYAAFPSYQDDPKLRSWNLWSYIDGRDGAQAVRLALEYQVPGLEVFIIANADSVMDRPSAELARELFPQVPWKRPVEGTQTLLSIDKARRLLGYEPRHSWR, via the coding sequence ATGACGCTGGTGGCGGTGACCGGAGGCAGCGGCAAGCTGGGCCGGGCGGTGGTGCGCGAACTGCTCGACCACGGGTACGACGTGGTCAACCTGGACCTGGCCGCCCCGCGCGAGCAGCTGTGCCCGTACACCCGGATCGACTTCACCGACTACGGGCAGGCGGTCGAGGCGTTCACGGCGATCGACAGCCGCTACCGCGGGGTCGACGCGGTGGTGCACCTGGCCGCGATCCCCGGGCCGGGCGTGACCGGCAACGCGGCCACCTTCGCCAACAACGTGACCGTCAGCTACAACGTCTTCGCCGCCGCGCGCGCCGCGGGCATCCGCAACGTGGTCTGGGCCTCCAGCGAGACCCTGCTCGGCCTGCCGTTCGACACCCCGCCGCCGTACCTGCCCGTCGACGAGGAGTACGAGACCCGCCCCGAGACGGCGTACGCGCTGGCCAAGCGGCTCGACGAGGAGATGGCGGCGCAGTTCTGCCGGTGGGAGCCCGACCTGAAGATGATCGGGCTGCGCTTCTCCAACGTGATGGAGCCCGGCGACTACGCGGCCTTCCCGTCGTACCAGGACGATCCGAAGCTGCGCAGCTGGAACCTGTGGTCCTACATCGACGGCCGCGACGGTGCCCAGGCGGTGCGGCTGGCGCTGGAATACCAGGTGCCGGGGCTGGAGGTGTTCATCATCGCCAACGCGGACTCGGTGATGGACCGGCCCTCGGCCGAGCTCGCGCGCGAGCTGTTCCCGCAGGTGCCGTGGAAGCGGCCGGTCGAGGGCACGCAGACGCTGCTGTCGATCGACAAGGCCCGCCGCCTGCTCGGCTACGAACCCCGCCACAGCTGGCGCTGA
- a CDS encoding VOC family protein, giving the protein MRYAQGTPSWVDLGSTDVDGSVAFYGRLFGWTADDLGPEAGGYRIFRKDGRQVAGLGPASDPARGSSWATYLAATDLDDVARKVDEHGGRVVVPAMDVMDAGRMAVFTDPTGAYFNGWQASRHEGFELANEPGSVTWNELMTADLDASKVFYQEVFGIDERDVAMAEGMTYTLLEVGGRPVAGAMPIDPAWGPMPSHWSVYFAVDDCDSAFAQALELGANKIMPPENSPAGRFAILSDPQGAGFSIIRNNPDFTI; this is encoded by the coding sequence ATGAGGTACGCACAGGGCACGCCGAGCTGGGTCGATCTGGGCAGCACCGACGTCGACGGCTCGGTCGCCTTCTACGGCCGCCTGTTCGGCTGGACCGCCGACGACCTGGGCCCCGAGGCGGGCGGCTACCGGATCTTCCGCAAGGACGGCAGGCAGGTCGCGGGGCTGGGCCCCGCCAGCGACCCCGCGCGCGGCTCCTCCTGGGCGACCTATCTCGCCGCGACCGACCTCGACGACGTCGCCCGCAAGGTCGACGAGCACGGCGGCCGGGTCGTCGTCCCGGCGATGGACGTGATGGACGCGGGGCGGATGGCGGTCTTCACCGACCCCACCGGGGCGTACTTCAACGGCTGGCAGGCCTCCCGGCACGAGGGCTTCGAGCTGGCCAACGAGCCCGGCAGCGTCACCTGGAACGAGCTCATGACCGCCGACCTCGACGCCAGCAAGGTGTTCTACCAGGAGGTCTTCGGCATCGACGAGCGCGACGTGGCGATGGCCGAGGGCATGACGTACACGCTGCTGGAGGTCGGCGGCCGCCCGGTCGCCGGGGCGATGCCGATCGACCCCGCCTGGGGGCCGATGCCGTCGCACTGGTCGGTCTACTTCGCCGTCGACGACTGCGACTCCGCGTTCGCCCAGGCGCTGGAGCTGGGCGCCAACAAGATCATGCCGCCGGAGAACTCGCCCGCCGGGCGGTTCGCGATCCTCAGCGACCCGCAGGGCGCCGGATTCTCGATCATCCGCAACAACCCGGACTTCACCATCTGA
- a CDS encoding TspO/MBR family protein, whose product MTVESARSSTRQWWVLAGFAAAVALVALVGGLAVARPADDYAALARPGWAPPAWVFGPVWTLLYAMIALAGWLVWRAVGWGPQLVPYAIQLVLNAAWTPLFFGAGLRGAALVDIVALWLAIGATVAVFRKVSPVAAWLLVPYWLWVTFATALNFSIWQLNRG is encoded by the coding sequence ATGACAGTCGAGTCGGCACGCTCCTCGACCCGGCAGTGGTGGGTCCTGGCCGGATTCGCCGCCGCCGTCGCCCTGGTCGCGCTGGTCGGCGGGCTGGCCGTGGCCCGTCCCGCCGACGACTACGCGGCGCTGGCCCGGCCGGGCTGGGCGCCGCCGGCGTGGGTGTTCGGCCCGGTCTGGACCCTGCTCTACGCGATGATCGCGCTGGCCGGGTGGCTGGTGTGGCGGGCGGTGGGCTGGGGGCCGCAGCTGGTGCCGTACGCGATCCAGCTCGTGCTCAACGCGGCCTGGACCCCGCTGTTCTTCGGCGCGGGGCTGCGCGGCGCGGCGCTGGTCGACATCGTCGCGCTGTGGCTGGCGATCGGCGCGACCGTCGCGGTGTTCCGGAAGGTGTCCCCGGTGGCGGCCTGGCTGCTGGTGCCGTACTGGCTGTGGGTGACCTTCGCGACGGCACTCAACTTCAGCATCTGGCAGCTCAACCGGGGCTGA
- a CDS encoding Dps family protein — MVSKTAKSSARGGSQPNLHQKGVQIQEYGTVRQLPVGLSHDARMYSCERLNQTLADSQILYSLYKKHHWLMRGPTFYQLHLLLDKHAGEQLELIDTIAERIQSLGGVAIGDPRHVAEITVIKRPPDGVEEVPAMISRLLEAHESILIAAHDAAQRADEMGDDGTNDLLVSDVIRTGEMQAWFLAEHLVDTPLTEA, encoded by the coding sequence ATGGTTTCGAAGACGGCCAAGAGCTCCGCCCGCGGCGGCAGCCAGCCGAACCTGCACCAGAAGGGCGTGCAGATCCAGGAGTACGGGACGGTGCGCCAGCTTCCGGTCGGGCTGTCCCACGACGCCCGGATGTACTCGTGCGAGCGCCTCAACCAGACGCTGGCCGACAGCCAGATCCTCTACAGCCTCTACAAGAAGCATCACTGGCTCATGCGCGGCCCGACCTTCTACCAGCTGCACCTGCTGCTGGACAAGCACGCGGGCGAGCAGCTGGAGCTGATCGACACGATCGCCGAGCGCATCCAGAGCCTGGGCGGCGTGGCCATCGGCGACCCGCGCCACGTCGCGGAGATCACCGTGATCAAGCGGCCGCCGGACGGTGTCGAGGAGGTCCCGGCGATGATCTCCCGGCTGCTGGAGGCGCACGAGTCGATCCTGATCGCCGCGCACGACGCCGCGCAGCGCGCCGACGAGATGGGCGACGACGGCACCAACGACCTGCTGGTGTCGGACGTGATCCGCACCGGCGAGATGCAGGCGTGGTTCCTCGCCGAGCACCTCGTCGACACCCCGCTCACGGAGGCCTGA
- a CDS encoding YciI family protein has product MAQYLLSIYQPDGVVPPPEVLDRVMAGLATVEEELRAAGAWVFTSPLTPAAAATVVRHRDGETLRTDGPYAEGKEHVGGFWLVESPDLAAAVGWADRIAQVTTLPIEVRPLAGRAA; this is encoded by the coding sequence ATGGCGCAGTACCTGCTGAGCATCTACCAGCCCGACGGCGTGGTGCCGCCCCCCGAGGTGCTGGACCGGGTCATGGCCGGGCTGGCCACCGTCGAGGAGGAGCTCCGGGCGGCCGGGGCGTGGGTGTTCACCAGCCCGCTGACCCCGGCCGCCGCCGCCACCGTGGTGCGCCACCGCGACGGCGAGACGCTGCGCACCGACGGCCCGTACGCCGAGGGCAAGGAGCACGTCGGGGGCTTCTGGCTGGTCGAGTCACCGGACCTGGCCGCCGCCGTGGGCTGGGCCGACCGCATCGCCCAGGTCACCACCCTGCCGATCGAGGTCCGCCCGCTCGCGGGCCGCGCCGCCTGA
- a CDS encoding ABC transporter ATP-binding protein, which yields MTATATGATTSTEDPDPAAPAYEPALPELRAMWWESGMRARADAGLFAIFTELPRLVATAVGISWSADRARTIVVGAATFASGAMATFGLLATQRVLVGLFSAGPTADRVTAALPALIALAVATAARAGLGIASGYAQNGLTPRVDRAVERKLFETTTAVRLDAFDQDAFADDVERASRGTDAAMGLVQGTMNLLAGVVSLLAVTVAVIVIHPLLLVALLVATVPNAWAALKAGHQRYQTYVAGSVRRRRLWILHHLMADRQTAAELRSYDLRQFLLGQYDQVMEVETRIQLDLARKVTTTTSIGSLIGGMASGSVYALLGWLLLDGQIPLAAAATCVVALQAAARSLSTVTFHVDRLYTDGRHFGDYTGLMRRAADHLPDTSGATPPEPLRELRVEAVSLVYPDRDTRAVDAVTLAVQAGQTVAFVGENGSGKSTLAAMIAGLRFPSEGVLRWNGVPLAELDAAELRGRVAVVTQDYHKWPFTAATNIALGDIAGLPGRKRIKTAAGRAAAHEMIVALPHGYETLLDRTFAQGQDLSGGQWQRITAARGFLRDAELLIMDEPSSALDPRAEDALFQALRDRQGHRTTILITHRLANVRHADRIFVMHDGALIESGTHDELMARPARYAELFTLQAAGYQA from the coding sequence GTGACCGCGACCGCCACCGGCGCCACCACCTCGACCGAAGACCCCGACCCAGCCGCGCCGGCCTATGAGCCGGCCCTGCCCGAACTGCGGGCGATGTGGTGGGAGAGCGGCATGCGCGCCCGCGCCGACGCGGGCCTGTTCGCCATCTTCACCGAACTGCCCCGCCTGGTCGCCACGGCGGTCGGCATCAGCTGGAGCGCCGACCGGGCCCGGACCATCGTCGTCGGCGCGGCGACCTTCGCCTCCGGCGCGATGGCCACCTTCGGCCTGCTGGCCACCCAGCGGGTCCTGGTCGGGCTGTTCTCGGCCGGGCCCACCGCGGACCGGGTCACGGCCGCGCTGCCCGCACTGATCGCGCTCGCGGTGGCGACCGCGGCACGCGCGGGGCTCGGCATCGCCAGCGGGTACGCCCAGAACGGGCTCACGCCGCGGGTGGACCGGGCGGTCGAGCGCAAGCTGTTCGAGACCACCACCGCGGTCCGCCTCGACGCGTTCGACCAGGACGCCTTCGCCGACGACGTCGAGCGGGCCAGCCGTGGCACCGACGCCGCGATGGGCCTGGTGCAGGGCACGATGAACCTGCTCGCGGGCGTGGTGTCGCTGCTCGCCGTCACCGTGGCGGTGATCGTCATCCACCCGCTGCTGCTGGTCGCACTGCTGGTCGCGACGGTGCCGAACGCGTGGGCGGCGCTGAAGGCGGGCCACCAGCGCTACCAGACGTACGTGGCCGGGTCGGTGCGCCGCCGCCGGCTGTGGATCCTGCACCACCTGATGGCCGACCGGCAGACCGCCGCCGAGCTGCGCAGCTACGACCTGCGGCAGTTCCTGCTCGGGCAGTACGACCAGGTCATGGAGGTGGAGACGAGGATCCAGCTCGACCTGGCCCGCAAGGTCACCACCACGACGAGCATCGGCTCGCTCATCGGCGGCATGGCCAGCGGTTCCGTGTACGCCCTGCTCGGCTGGCTGCTGCTGGACGGCCAGATCCCGCTGGCGGCCGCGGCGACCTGCGTGGTCGCGCTCCAGGCCGCCGCGCGGTCGCTGTCGACGGTCACCTTCCACGTGGACCGGCTCTACACCGACGGGCGGCACTTCGGCGACTACACCGGCCTGATGCGCCGCGCCGCCGACCACCTGCCCGACACCTCGGGCGCGACGCCGCCCGAGCCGCTGCGCGAGCTGCGGGTCGAGGCGGTGAGCCTGGTCTACCCCGACCGGGACACCCGCGCGGTCGACGCGGTGACCCTGGCCGTGCAGGCGGGTCAGACGGTCGCCTTCGTGGGGGAGAACGGGTCGGGCAAGTCCACCCTGGCCGCGATGATCGCGGGCCTGCGCTTCCCGAGCGAGGGCGTGCTGCGGTGGAACGGCGTCCCGCTGGCCGAGCTGGACGCGGCCGAGCTGCGCGGCCGGGTCGCGGTGGTGACGCAGGACTACCACAAGTGGCCGTTCACGGCGGCCACGAACATCGCGCTGGGCGACATCGCCGGGCTGCCGGGCCGCAAGCGGATCAAGACGGCGGCCGGGCGCGCCGCCGCGCACGAGATGATCGTGGCGCTGCCGCACGGGTACGAGACGCTGCTGGACCGTACCTTCGCCCAGGGCCAGGACCTGTCCGGCGGCCAGTGGCAGCGCATCACCGCCGCCCGCGGCTTCCTCCGCGACGCCGAACTGCTGATCATGGACGAGCCGTCCTCGGCCCTCGACCCCCGCGCCGAGGACGCCCTGTTCCAGGCCCTGCGCGACCGCCAGGGCCACCGGACCACCATCCTCATCACGCACCGGCTGGCCAACGTACGCCACGCCGACCGCATCTTCGTGATGCACGACGGCGCCCTCATCGAGTCCGGCACCCACGACGAGCTGATGGCCCGCCCCGCCCGCTACGCCGAACTCTTCACCCTCCAGGCCGCGGGCTACCAGGCCTGA
- a CDS encoding MBL fold metallo-hydrolase — protein MTDPGRPVAFATVPTARPLAVSWIHGSTAAKYDTNPDLQVYAHDEHTFILRQNKAVHYEAPFLFLLFGADRAVLIDTGATADPAHMPLRTVVDGLVEQWLARHPRPGYRLLVVHTHAHGDHVAGDGQFAGRPDTELIGARRDAAYAFFGFDADPDRTALLDLGGRVLECLAIPGHHDASVSFYDPHTGFLLTGDTVYRGRLYVQDWAAFGRSVDRLVDFARRRPVTHVLGCHIEMTTTPGTDYPVGWSYQPDEPPLELTVEHLAQLQRAVAEVGEQRGRHAYPDFVIDRTNG, from the coding sequence ATGACCGATCCGGGCCGGCCCGTCGCCTTCGCCACCGTCCCGACCGCCCGGCCGCTGGCCGTGTCCTGGATCCACGGCTCCACGGCGGCCAAGTACGACACCAACCCCGACCTCCAGGTGTACGCCCACGACGAGCACACCTTCATCCTGCGCCAGAACAAGGCGGTGCACTACGAGGCGCCGTTCCTGTTCCTGCTGTTCGGCGCCGACCGCGCGGTGCTGATCGACACCGGCGCGACGGCGGACCCCGCGCACATGCCGCTGCGTACGGTCGTCGACGGGCTGGTCGAGCAGTGGCTGGCCCGGCACCCCCGCCCCGGCTACCGGCTGCTCGTCGTGCACACCCACGCCCACGGCGACCACGTCGCCGGGGACGGCCAGTTCGCCGGCCGGCCCGACACCGAGCTGATCGGCGCCAGGCGCGACGCCGCGTACGCCTTCTTCGGCTTCGACGCCGACCCCGACCGCACCGCGCTGCTCGACCTGGGCGGCCGGGTGCTGGAGTGCCTGGCCATCCCCGGCCACCACGACGCGTCGGTCAGCTTCTACGACCCGCACACCGGCTTCCTGCTCACCGGCGACACCGTCTACCGCGGGCGGCTGTACGTGCAGGACTGGGCCGCGTTCGGGCGCAGCGTCGACCGGCTGGTCGACTTCGCGCGGCGGCGGCCGGTGACGCACGTGCTCGGCTGCCACATCGAGATGACGACCACGCCGGGCACGGACTACCCGGTCGGCTGGAGCTACCAGCCCGACGAGCCGCCGCTGGAGCTGACCGTCGAGCACCTGGCGCAGCTCCAGCGGGCGGTGGCGGAGGTCGGCGAGCAGCGCGGGCGGCACGCGTACCCGGATTTCGTCATCGACCGCACCAACGGCTGA